A single region of the Deefgea piscis genome encodes:
- a CDS encoding (2Fe-2S) ferredoxin domain-containing protein, which yields MSHYQYHVFFCLNQREPGERQSCNSCGADQLWAYAKERVKALKLNGDGKVRINKAGCLERCEEGPVIVIYPEETWYTYIDKDDIDEIVNEHLLHGRIVERLLIPPRPAE from the coding sequence ATGAGTCATTATCAATACCATGTGTTTTTTTGCCTGAATCAGCGCGAGCCCGGCGAGCGTCAATCGTGCAATAGCTGCGGCGCAGATCAACTGTGGGCCTACGCCAAAGAGCGCGTTAAAGCACTCAAACTCAATGGCGACGGTAAAGTGCGGATTAACAAAGCCGGTTGCCTTGAGCGCTGCGAAGAAGGTCCGGTTATCGTGATTTATCCCGAAGAAACTTGGTATACCTATATCGATAAAGACGACATTGACGAAATCGTCAACGAGCATTTATTGCACGGCCGAATTGTTGAGCGACTCCTCATTCCGCCGCGCCCTGCTGAGTAA
- a CDS encoding CoA pyrophosphatase, whose product MLPDVAQLPHWLSQQLANSSRISGYDYQHLSSRTAAVLIPIVLHPDGATVLLTVRADHLSQHAGQISFPGGATEYGDQDAVATALRETAEEIGLDGDRVQVVACLGEYHTISGYCVTPVVGILQPGFSICPDPNEVSDVFELPLSVLLNRSLYEKRWVSRQGVRGTTHFLEVNQRVVWGATAGILLNFALDLMLDGIPKDMTIEAANG is encoded by the coding sequence ATGTTGCCAGATGTTGCGCAATTACCGCACTGGCTGAGTCAGCAATTGGCTAATTCGTCACGCATCAGTGGTTATGACTACCAGCATCTATCTTCTCGAACTGCCGCAGTTTTGATTCCTATCGTGCTGCATCCTGATGGTGCAACCGTGTTGTTAACTGTCAGGGCCGATCATTTATCGCAGCATGCTGGGCAGATCAGCTTTCCGGGCGGGGCAACTGAGTACGGCGATCAAGATGCTGTCGCAACGGCTTTGCGTGAAACGGCAGAAGAAATCGGTTTGGATGGTGATCGAGTGCAGGTTGTGGCTTGTTTGGGCGAGTACCATACCATTAGTGGCTATTGTGTAACGCCAGTAGTGGGTATATTGCAGCCCGGTTTTTCTATTTGCCCCGACCCGAATGAAGTTTCGGATGTGTTTGAATTGCCCTTGTCGGTGTTGCTGAATCGCTCACTGTATGAGAAACGCTGGGTAAGTCGGCAGGGCGTACGTGGTACGACGCATTTTTTAGAGGTTAATCAACGCGTTGTTTGGGGTGCTACAGCAGGTATATTGCTCAACTTCGCGCTGGACTTGATGTTGGATGGTATACCTAAAGATATGACCATTGAGGCCGCCAATGGGTGA
- a CDS encoding WbuC family cupin fold metalloprotein encodes MQTRFIDQSLLSELLCAAEQTPRQRKNYNFHTADDASCHRLLNALQPNSYVQPHCHLSVDKAETMVVLTGRMGVLIFNAEGEVIEQKVITAGGDCLGIDIAPGVFHSLVALEPTVFFEAKAGPYIPVASHERATWAPAEGEAGAIEYLAWMRSRFEV; translated from the coding sequence ATGCAAACTCGTTTTATCGATCAAAGCTTATTGTCCGAATTGCTGTGTGCTGCCGAGCAAACACCACGGCAGCGCAAAAATTATAATTTTCACACTGCGGACGATGCCAGTTGTCATCGCTTGCTTAACGCGCTGCAACCCAATAGCTATGTGCAGCCGCATTGTCATTTGTCCGTGGATAAAGCCGAAACGATGGTGGTGCTGACCGGTCGAATGGGTGTGCTCATTTTTAATGCCGAGGGTGAGGTGATTGAGCAAAAGGTGATTACGGCGGGGGGCGATTGCTTGGGGATTGATATTGCGCCGGGGGTATTTCATAGTTTGGTCGCATTAGAGCCTACCGTGTTTTTTGAAGCTAAAGCCGGGCCATATATTCCGGTGGCGAGCCATGAGCGTGCGACTTGGGCGCCAGCAGAAGGCGAGGCTGGCGCGATTGAATATCTAGCCTGGATGCGTTCACGATTTGAGGTATAG
- a CDS encoding energy-coupling factor ABC transporter permease — MILPAEFFSSSLLIGSNLAALWLLGYAVRQEAWSALTPVENRSWLIYTLAVLISWQWQASVNPGISFHLLGATLLTLIAGPWRALLAMAALLILTAAFSPQVSSAFSSLGLTFLLTAVLPIATTQGLLQLTQRRLPHNYFIYIFINAFAAAALSMLIHGISLCVLYALLAIYSGDFLLNSVLPVYFLMAWPEAFITGFTISLLVVWSPGTVSSFKDSQYLRKP, encoded by the coding sequence ATGATTTTACCCGCGGAATTTTTCTCGAGTTCGCTACTGATTGGCAGCAATCTTGCTGCACTGTGGCTACTCGGGTACGCGGTACGACAAGAAGCTTGGTCGGCACTCACTCCGGTTGAAAATCGGAGCTGGTTAATTTACACCCTTGCTGTACTGATTAGCTGGCAATGGCAGGCCAGCGTTAATCCGGGTATTAGCTTTCATTTATTAGGCGCCACCTTACTCACATTGATCGCCGGCCCTTGGCGAGCGCTACTGGCTATGGCGGCGTTACTCATCCTTACTGCTGCTTTTTCACCACAAGTGAGCAGCGCCTTTAGTAGTCTTGGCCTGACTTTTTTGCTGACGGCAGTTCTGCCCATCGCCACGACGCAAGGTTTGCTGCAGCTCACCCAGCGCCGATTGCCACATAATTATTTTATTTATATTTTTATTAACGCTTTTGCCGCAGCAGCTTTAAGCATGCTGATTCATGGCATCAGCCTATGTGTTTTATATGCTTTGCTCGCGATTTACTCTGGCGATTTTCTACTCAATTCAGTGCTGCCGGTTTATTTTTTAATGGCTTGGCCGGAGGCATTCATTACCGGCTTTACTATAAGCTTACTGGTGGTATGGTCTCCAGGCACAGTAAGTAGCTTTAAAGACAGCCAATACCTGCGCAAACCGTAA
- a CDS encoding alpha/beta hydrolase, producing the protein MTIPRKAPSFELIHLAGPAGRLECLRLDAATDAPIGIVLVAHPNPTEGGTFNNKIVHTLAKTLSRLGYVAYSPNLRGVGESEGSHSYGEFEVDDMAAVLAFARKQHPELKRITLAGFSFGTYVQSCLRARLSDDEIEGMILIGPAVSRYAFPNVPKGTLVIHGEQDEVIALEAVLNWARPQQLPIIVAPGVGHFFHGRLTQLADLVHAAWR; encoded by the coding sequence ATGACCATACCCCGTAAAGCCCCTTCTTTTGAACTCATCCACCTCGCTGGCCCTGCCGGCCGCCTTGAATGCTTACGCCTCGATGCTGCCACTGATGCACCGATTGGCATCGTCTTGGTGGCTCACCCCAATCCCACTGAAGGCGGCACCTTTAATAACAAAATCGTCCATACCCTCGCTAAAACGCTTTCACGCTTAGGCTATGTCGCTTACAGCCCAAATTTGCGCGGCGTGGGTGAATCAGAAGGCAGTCATAGTTACGGTGAGTTCGAGGTGGATGACATGGCCGCAGTGCTGGCTTTTGCCCGCAAGCAACACCCTGAATTAAAGCGCATTACCTTGGCGGGCTTTTCATTTGGCACTTATGTACAAAGCTGCTTACGCGCCCGTCTTAGTGACGACGAAATCGAAGGGATGATTTTGATTGGCCCAGCAGTCAGCCGCTACGCTTTCCCCAATGTGCCCAAAGGCACTTTAGTCATTCATGGCGAGCAAGACGAAGTCATTGCACTCGAAGCCGTATTAAACTGGGCCCGCCCGCAGCAACTGCCGATTATTGTTGCACCGGGTGTTGGGCATTTTTTCCATGGCCGCCTCACGCAACTGGCCGACTTAGTCCACGCAGCCTGGCGTTAG
- a CDS encoding PAS domain-containing hybrid sensor histidine kinase/response regulator, with product MSTTKQKIQHLNDFRLLAVVVVGVLLSIFVWQFAAIKLKQQTDIQFERQTEPLVNGLKLRVQSLALGLYGARTVPLMAHGELKPQHFKQYVAQLNLEDVFPGALGVGFIRRVEPQDVAAFVSDQQHYRPEFQLRERGPNAGAKFIIQFIEPIKGNEVAVGLDIASEPIRKAAAMTAMNSAEMAITAPIQLVQDGKKTPGFLILLPYYLSTTVGSKIELANERTESLIGWVYAPVLMSKLVAGLSDVQHKTIDFEVYSGRVLKPEFLLYDNDSHLSQGASQPQYRSLRRQVEIELGGQTWTVLMSSNDSFAARLESWLPLGLLLFGLSLTGLIAATLLNAARLKDKAQSLAESMSLHARQREVQLNAVIDSTPDAIVTANQQGTILGVNRSVTSIFGYASDAVLGKNIKIFMPDEVANKHDGYVERYQHQNGAAVMGKGRELWARHADGHLIPIEVNLNQFHIDQETFLVAQIRDVSVRLANEQALRANQRQLSMIVEASGLGIWDLDLRNGESFFGGMWGEMLGFVTQELIPSVETWRSLLHPEDLPLAEASLTAHLAGLSAVHSCELRMKTAQGTWKWVHAIGRVYERDEHGAPIKIAGIHLDIDARKHNELMLIEQDTALTYLQQQLRSVVNSATEICIVATDIAGEIQLFNVGAEKMLGYCAESVIGVLTPEAFHDASELASRAQHIAAQTGVCVSGFEVLVYMARQGGSDTHEWTYICQDGSRLTVNLIVTARYDDAGELIGYLGVATDVTEQKQINAALEVAIGQAVAASQAKSDFLANMSHEIRTPMNAVIGFSTLLTDTPLSAVQLEFVSAIQQSGDALLSLINDILDFSKIEAGHLQLEQIEFDVRYLLEGALDIVAEKAAKQSLDLACIINPNVPLRLIGDPSRLRQVVLNLLNNAIKFTAQGEVVARLVALPSSNDEHCVLRFSVKDTGIGMSESAQVSLFRPFCQADASTTRRFGGTGLGLSICKRLIEAMAGEVGVVSVLGEGSEFWFEVTLAVAKIEVPPPEVELALQGLRVLVVDGFAANRELIALQLTSFGMEPVCFCSPQDALNALTQAPKRFALALIDLQLPDLDGLQLARQIQTVVGETPLPLVLLTSMAVPGLAAEAKAAGYSAFLTKPVRQTQLLHVIEEALKMQQFPRGTQNLVTAHHLAEQIAASKPYLLLAEDNPINQKVAVLMLEKFGCRVDVVENGALAVAAVEQRRYDLVLMDCQMPEMDGFVATQTIRALPPEQAGVYIVALTANAFQSDVDHCYEVGMDDFVAKPIHMTEISLALQRGLAKSGRLARLDSQLQEPEGDMEVGISLELQQELLDVDRMFNELKQAVGMDMKEELLALFFPTLDECVTGLSPAIASADSVQVVSFAHKLKGAAAQLGATKLATYCKAIEMAAKNNDFQLAATQFAMVQSLGVGLSQQLRV from the coding sequence ATGTCAACAACAAAGCAAAAAATTCAGCATTTGAATGATTTTCGCTTACTGGCGGTGGTGGTCGTCGGCGTGCTGCTGTCGATTTTTGTTTGGCAGTTCGCTGCAATTAAACTCAAGCAGCAGACCGATATTCAATTTGAGCGGCAGACCGAGCCATTGGTGAATGGCTTAAAACTGCGCGTGCAAAGCTTGGCTTTGGGTTTGTATGGCGCACGAACGGTGCCTTTGATGGCGCATGGTGAGTTAAAACCACAGCATTTTAAGCAGTATGTGGCGCAATTGAATTTAGAGGATGTTTTTCCCGGTGCTTTGGGGGTTGGCTTTATTCGCCGCGTTGAGCCGCAAGATGTGGCCGCATTTGTGAGCGATCAGCAGCATTATCGCCCTGAGTTTCAATTGCGTGAGCGAGGTCCTAATGCTGGGGCAAAATTCATCATCCAATTTATTGAGCCGATAAAAGGCAATGAAGTGGCGGTTGGATTAGACATTGCCAGCGAACCCATTCGTAAGGCCGCCGCGATGACTGCGATGAATTCGGCCGAAATGGCGATTACAGCGCCGATTCAGCTGGTGCAAGACGGTAAAAAGACCCCAGGATTTTTAATTTTATTGCCTTACTATTTGTCAACAACAGTGGGCAGCAAAATTGAGTTGGCGAATGAGCGGACTGAGTCCTTAATCGGTTGGGTTTATGCGCCAGTATTGATGTCAAAACTGGTGGCGGGATTGAGTGATGTGCAGCATAAAACAATCGATTTTGAGGTGTATTCTGGTCGAGTGCTCAAACCAGAGTTTTTGTTGTATGACAATGACTCACATTTAAGCCAGGGTGCAAGTCAGCCTCAGTATCGAAGCTTGCGTCGGCAAGTCGAGATTGAATTGGGGGGGCAGACTTGGACTGTCCTGATGAGTTCAAATGATAGCTTTGCTGCCCGTTTAGAAAGCTGGTTACCTTTGGGTTTGTTGTTGTTTGGCTTGAGCCTGACTGGCTTGATTGCAGCAACTTTATTAAATGCCGCACGCTTAAAAGACAAGGCGCAGTCTCTCGCTGAGTCAATGTCTTTGCATGCGCGCCAGCGAGAAGTCCAGCTCAATGCGGTGATTGACAGTACGCCAGATGCCATTGTGACGGCGAATCAGCAAGGCACCATATTGGGGGTGAACCGATCGGTAACGTCTATCTTTGGTTATGCTAGCGATGCCGTTTTGGGAAAAAACATCAAGATCTTTATGCCCGATGAGGTGGCGAATAAGCACGATGGTTATGTTGAACGCTATCAACATCAAAATGGCGCGGCGGTCATGGGGAAAGGTCGTGAGCTTTGGGCGCGCCACGCCGATGGTCATTTGATTCCGATTGAGGTCAATTTGAATCAATTTCACATTGATCAAGAGACTTTTTTGGTGGCGCAGATTCGTGATGTCAGTGTTCGTTTGGCAAATGAGCAGGCATTACGCGCTAACCAGCGGCAATTGTCGATGATTGTCGAGGCGTCTGGCTTGGGGATTTGGGATCTGGATTTACGTAATGGAGAGTCTTTTTTTGGGGGTATGTGGGGCGAGATGCTGGGTTTTGTCACTCAGGAGTTAATACCTAGTGTTGAGACGTGGAGAAGTTTATTGCATCCTGAGGATTTGCCATTGGCCGAGGCCTCGTTGACCGCGCATTTGGCGGGGCTGTCTGCGGTGCATAGTTGTGAATTAAGGATGAAAACTGCGCAGGGCACGTGGAAGTGGGTGCATGCGATTGGGCGTGTGTATGAGCGTGATGAGCATGGCGCGCCGATTAAAATTGCCGGGATTCATCTTGATATTGATGCGCGTAAACACAATGAATTAATGCTCATTGAGCAAGATACCGCGTTGACATATTTGCAGCAGCAGCTGCGCAGTGTGGTGAATTCTGCGACTGAAATTTGTATTGTTGCAACTGATATTGCGGGTGAAATTCAGTTATTTAATGTTGGTGCAGAGAAAATGCTCGGTTATTGTGCTGAATCCGTGATTGGCGTTTTAACGCCAGAAGCTTTTCATGATGCCAGTGAGTTGGCAAGTCGAGCGCAACATATCGCCGCACAAACTGGAGTGTGTGTGAGTGGGTTTGAAGTGCTGGTGTATATGGCAAGGCAGGGGGGGAGCGATACCCATGAATGGACTTATATTTGCCAAGACGGCTCACGTTTGACGGTCAATTTGATTGTCACGGCCCGTTATGATGATGCGGGTGAATTGATTGGTTACTTAGGTGTTGCTACCGATGTGACTGAGCAAAAACAAATTAATGCCGCACTGGAGGTGGCCATTGGTCAAGCGGTGGCAGCGAGTCAAGCCAAGAGTGATTTCTTGGCCAATATGAGTCATGAGATTCGCACGCCAATGAATGCGGTGATTGGTTTTTCAACCTTGTTAACCGACACCCCTTTGAGCGCGGTACAGCTAGAGTTTGTTAGTGCAATTCAGCAATCTGGCGATGCTTTGCTGAGTTTAATTAATGATATTTTAGATTTTTCTAAGATCGAAGCGGGTCATTTGCAGCTCGAACAAATTGAATTTGATGTGCGCTATTTGTTGGAGGGTGCTTTGGATATTGTGGCGGAGAAAGCCGCCAAACAGTCGCTTGATTTAGCCTGTATTATCAATCCCAATGTGCCCTTACGTTTGATTGGCGACCCGAGTCGTTTACGCCAGGTGGTGCTTAATTTACTTAATAATGCGATTAAATTTACTGCGCAAGGCGAGGTGGTGGCGCGATTGGTAGCGCTACCTAGCTCAAATGATGAGCATTGTGTGTTGCGCTTTAGTGTTAAAGATACTGGGATTGGCATGAGCGAGTCGGCGCAAGTGTCGTTGTTTCGGCCGTTTTGTCAGGCCGATGCATCGACAACACGTCGCTTTGGCGGTACCGGTTTGGGCTTGTCGATTTGTAAACGCTTAATTGAGGCCATGGCTGGAGAGGTAGGCGTGGTGAGCGTTTTGGGAGAGGGGTCGGAATTTTGGTTTGAGGTGACGTTAGCCGTTGCCAAAATCGAAGTGCCGCCGCCCGAAGTTGAGCTTGCTTTGCAAGGCTTGCGCGTGTTGGTTGTCGATGGCTTTGCCGCCAATCGTGAGCTGATTGCTTTGCAATTGACGTCTTTTGGTATGGAACCAGTTTGTTTTTGCTCGCCACAGGATGCATTGAATGCTTTGACACAAGCGCCGAAGCGCTTTGCATTGGCGTTGATTGATTTGCAACTGCCTGACCTAGATGGATTGCAATTGGCGCGGCAAATTCAGACTGTGGTGGGTGAGACGCCATTACCCTTAGTATTGTTAACCTCGATGGCGGTGCCTGGGCTGGCGGCGGAAGCCAAAGCGGCAGGATATTCTGCGTTTTTAACTAAGCCAGTCCGACAAACACAATTGCTCCATGTTATTGAAGAGGCTTTGAAAATGCAGCAATTTCCTCGTGGGACGCAAAATCTAGTGACGGCGCATCATTTGGCGGAACAAATTGCGGCGAGTAAGCCTTATTTATTGTTGGCTGAAGACAACCCCATTAACCAGAAGGTGGCGGTGTTGATGTTAGAAAAATTTGGCTGTCGGGTTGATGTTGTTGAAAATGGCGCATTGGCCGTCGCCGCAGTGGAGCAGCGACGTTATGATTTGGTGTTGATGGATTGCCAGATGCCAGAAATGGATGGCTTTGTGGCCACGCAAACGATTCGTGCATTACCCCCCGAGCAAGCGGGGGTTTATATTGTCGCGTTAACCGCGAATGCATTTCAGTCCGATGTTGATCATTGTTATGAAGTGGGGATGGATGATTTTGTTGCTAAGCCGATTCATATGACAGAGATTTCATTGGCTTTGCAGCGTGGCTTGGCCAAGTCAGGGCGTTTGGCGCGTTTAGATTCCCAGTTACAAGAGCCGGAGGGCGATATGGAAGTTGGCATTAGTTTAGAGCTGCAGCAAGAATTGCTAGATGTTGATCGCATGTTTAATGAGCTGAAGCAAGCGGTTGGCATGGATATGAAAGAAGAGTTGCTAGCCTTGTTTTTCCCTACGCTGGATGAGTGTGTCACCGGTTTGTCACCGGCGATTGCGTCTGCCGATTCAGTTCAAGTCGTGAGCTTTGCGCATAAGCTGAAAGGCGCAGCGGCGCAATTGGGCGCAACAAAATTGGCGACTTATTGCAAGGCCATTGAAATGGCCGCTAAAAACAATGATTTTCAGTTGGCGGCGACGCAATTTGCTATGGTGCAGTCTTTGGGTGTAGGTTTGTCGCAGCAATTGCGCGTTTAA
- the typA gene encoding translational GTPase TypA has translation MTRALRNVAIIAHVDHGKTTLVDQLLQQAGTFRANQAIVERVMDSNDLEKERGITILAKNTAIEYEGTHINIVDTPGHADFGGEVERVLGMVDGVLLLVDAVEGPMPQTRFVTKKALALGLKPIVVINKVDRPGARPDWVHDQVFDLFDKLGATDDQLDFKMIYASGLNGFAKLTLEEESDNMRPLLDLLVATVPSPPGDADAPLQLQISALDYSTFTGRLGVGKVLNGRIKPGQQVVVMNHDDQVSSGRINQVLGFKGLERVPVEEAEAGDIIIISGLDEIGIGVTICDKDAPVGLPVLGVDEPTLTMDFMVNTSPLAGTEGKFVTSRQIRDRLNKELLVNVALRVEDTDNTDIFRVSGRGELHLTILLENMRREGFEMAVAKPRVVYKDVNGEKCEPYENLTIDLEDDHQGGVMEEIGRRRGELTNMVSDGQGRTRLEYHVPARGLIGFQGDFMTLTRGTGLMSHVFDDYAPAKPDMPGRHNGVLISQDNGEAVAYALWKLEDRGRMFVSPGDKLYEGMVIGIHSRDNDLVVNPIKGKQLTNVRSSGTDEAVRLTTPVKLTLESAVEFIDDDELVEITPKSIRIRKRFLTDNERRRNKVA, from the coding sequence ATGACCCGTGCACTTCGTAACGTCGCCATTATCGCCCACGTCGATCATGGTAAAACCACGCTGGTAGACCAGCTTTTACAACAAGCCGGTACATTCCGCGCCAACCAAGCCATCGTTGAGCGTGTTATGGATTCCAACGATCTTGAAAAAGAACGTGGTATTACCATTCTGGCTAAAAACACTGCCATCGAATACGAAGGCACGCATATCAATATCGTTGATACCCCAGGTCACGCGGACTTCGGTGGTGAAGTTGAACGTGTATTGGGTATGGTTGACGGTGTATTGCTGCTGGTTGATGCGGTTGAAGGCCCAATGCCACAAACGCGTTTCGTGACTAAGAAAGCTTTGGCTTTAGGTCTGAAACCAATCGTGGTAATTAATAAAGTAGACCGTCCAGGTGCACGTCCGGATTGGGTTCACGATCAAGTTTTTGACTTGTTCGACAAACTCGGCGCGACTGACGATCAACTCGATTTTAAAATGATTTACGCTTCAGGTTTGAATGGCTTTGCCAAGCTGACTTTGGAAGAAGAATCAGACAATATGCGTCCATTGTTAGATTTGTTGGTGGCGACTGTTCCTAGTCCTCCGGGCGACGCTGATGCGCCGTTGCAATTACAAATTTCGGCATTGGATTACTCAACATTTACCGGCCGTCTTGGCGTGGGTAAAGTGTTGAATGGTCGTATCAAGCCAGGTCAACAAGTTGTGGTGATGAACCATGATGACCAGGTTTCTAGTGGCCGTATCAATCAAGTATTGGGTTTCAAAGGCCTTGAGCGCGTTCCAGTTGAAGAAGCTGAAGCGGGCGACATCATCATTATTTCGGGTCTCGATGAAATCGGTATCGGTGTAACGATTTGCGATAAAGATGCGCCAGTTGGTTTGCCAGTACTCGGTGTTGACGAACCAACATTGACGATGGACTTTATGGTGAATACATCGCCACTCGCAGGCACTGAAGGCAAGTTTGTAACTAGCCGTCAAATCCGCGATCGTCTGAACAAAGAATTGCTCGTTAACGTGGCATTGCGCGTTGAAGACACTGACAACACGGATATCTTCCGCGTTTCAGGTCGTGGCGAATTGCATTTGACGATTTTGTTGGAAAACATGCGCCGTGAAGGCTTTGAAATGGCCGTGGCTAAACCACGCGTTGTTTACAAAGACGTTAATGGCGAGAAGTGCGAGCCATACGAAAACCTGACCATCGACTTAGAAGATGATCATCAAGGTGGCGTTATGGAAGAAATCGGTCGTCGCCGTGGCGAATTGACCAATATGGTTTCTGACGGTCAAGGTCGTACTCGTTTGGAATATCATGTTCCAGCGCGTGGTTTGATCGGTTTCCAAGGTGATTTCATGACCTTGACTCGCGGTACTGGCTTGATGAGTCACGTATTTGACGATTACGCTCCGGCTAAGCCTGATATGCCAGGTCGTCACAACGGCGTGTTGATCTCTCAAGATAACGGCGAAGCTGTTGCTTACGCATTGTGGAAATTGGAAGATCGCGGTCGTATGTTTGTTAGCCCGGGCGACAAACTGTACGAAGGCATGGTTATCGGTATCCATAGTCGCGACAACGATTTGGTTGTGAACCCAATTAAAGGTAAGCAACTGACTAACGTTCGCTCTTCAGGTACTGACGAAGCAGTTCGTTTAACTACACCAGTTAAATTGACTTTGGAATCTGCAGTTGAGTTTATTGATGATGATGAATTGGTAGAAATCACACCAAAATCAATCCGTATCCGTAAGCGCTTCTTGACTGACAACGAACGTCGTCGTAATAAAGTGGCCTAA
- the metG gene encoding methionine--tRNA ligase yields the protein MTRKILVTSALPYANGAIHLGHLVEYIQTDIWVRFQKSRGHQCHYVCADDTHGTPIMLRAEKEGITPEALIARVHGEHLRDFTGFHVAFDNYYSTNSPENRDFAYDIYAKLKANDKIAKKTISQLFDPEKQMFLPDRFVKGECPKCGAKDQYGDNCEVCSATYAPTELKNPYSAVSGATPVLRDSEHFFFKLGECEDFLKSWTTTPGKLQQEASNKMQEWFESGLTDWDISRDAPYFGFEIPDAPGKYFYVWLDAPVGYMASHKNLCDRLGLDFDSYWRKDSDAELYHFIGKDILYFHSLFWPAMLEYSGYRTPTAIYSHGFLTVDGAKMSKSRGTFITAESYLDHLNPEWLRYYYAAKLSNTAEDIDLNLEDFTARVNSDLIGKYVNIASRAAGFISKRFAGRLHSGVFEAETYALMPAIVALQKKLQGASDTIASLFEAREYSRAIREIMALTDEVNQYVDTVKPWEMAKHPEQSDNLHAVCSFLINAFRILTIYLSPVLPKLATDVEAFLNIAPLQWSDAQHLLLDHPINTYSHLMVRIDPKNIAAMIEANIQVLDTPAPAAPAYEIPAISETISIDDFMKVDLRIARIADAQHVAGAEKLLQLTLDLGNETRNVFAGIKSAYKPEDLIGKHTVMVANLAARKMKFGLSEGMVLAAGGDGGLYILEPHEGAKPGMRVK from the coding sequence ATGACCCGCAAAATACTCGTTACCTCTGCCCTACCTTACGCCAATGGCGCCATTCACCTTGGTCACTTGGTTGAATACATCCAAACTGACATCTGGGTACGCTTTCAAAAATCTCGCGGTCACCAATGCCATTATGTTTGTGCGGACGACACGCACGGCACACCCATCATGCTGCGCGCAGAAAAAGAAGGCATCACGCCAGAGGCGCTGATTGCCCGTGTTCATGGTGAACATTTACGTGACTTCACCGGTTTTCATGTCGCGTTTGATAATTACTACAGCACCAATAGCCCAGAAAACCGTGACTTTGCTTACGACATCTACGCCAAGCTCAAAGCCAACGATAAAATCGCAAAAAAAACCATTTCACAATTGTTTGATCCAGAAAAACAAATGTTCTTGCCCGATCGCTTTGTCAAAGGCGAATGCCCAAAGTGCGGTGCAAAAGATCAATACGGCGATAATTGTGAGGTATGCAGCGCAACGTATGCACCGACCGAACTTAAAAACCCATACTCCGCTGTATCGGGCGCAACACCGGTACTAAGGGATTCAGAACATTTCTTCTTTAAGCTGGGCGAATGCGAAGACTTTTTAAAGTCATGGACCACCACGCCGGGCAAGTTGCAGCAAGAAGCATCCAATAAAATGCAAGAATGGTTTGAATCGGGTCTGACCGATTGGGATATTTCGCGCGACGCACCGTATTTTGGTTTTGAAATCCCGGATGCACCGGGCAAGTATTTTTACGTTTGGCTCGATGCGCCTGTTGGCTATATGGCCAGCCACAAAAATCTATGCGATCGCTTAGGCTTAGATTTTGATAGCTATTGGCGCAAAGATTCTGACGCCGAGCTGTATCACTTTATTGGCAAAGATATTTTGTATTTCCACTCGCTATTTTGGCCAGCAATGCTCGAATACTCGGGCTACCGCACGCCAACGGCGATTTATAGTCACGGTTTTTTGACCGTTGACGGCGCAAAAATGAGCAAATCGCGCGGCACCTTTATCACCGCCGAATCATACCTAGACCACCTTAACCCAGAATGGCTGCGCTATTACTATGCTGCCAAACTATCCAACACCGCTGAAGACATTGACTTAAACCTCGAAGACTTTACCGCACGGGTAAATTCTGACCTGATCGGCAAATACGTCAATATCGCCAGCCGCGCCGCAGGCTTTATCAGTAAACGCTTTGCAGGTCGCCTACACAGCGGCGTGTTTGAAGCGGAAACCTATGCGCTAATGCCGGCCATTGTCGCGCTGCAAAAGAAACTGCAAGGCGCCAGCGACACCATTGCCAGCCTATTTGAAGCGCGAGAATACAGCCGTGCGATTCGCGAAATCATGGCTTTAACTGACGAAGTCAATCAATACGTCGACACCGTTAAACCATGGGAAATGGCCAAGCACCCTGAGCAAAGTGACAATCTGCATGCGGTATGCAGCTTCTTGATCAATGCCTTCCGCATTTTGACGATCTACCTCTCACCAGTGCTGCCAAAACTCGCCACTGACGTTGAAGCCTTCCTCAATATTGCGCCATTGCAATGGTCTGATGCTCAGCATTTATTGCTCGATCACCCGATCAACACCTACAGCCATTTAATGGTGCGCATCGACCCTAAAAACATTGCGGCAATGATCGAAGCCAATATCCAAGTGCTCGACACGCCAGCACCAGCAGCGCCCGCTTACGAAATCCCTGCCATCAGTGAAACCATCAGCATTGATGATTTTATGAAGGTAGATTTACGCATTGCGCGCATCGCTGACGCACAACACGTTGCTGGCGCCGAGAAACTACTGCAACTGACGCTCGATTTAGGCAATGAAACACGCAATGTATTTGCTGGGATTAAGTCGGCGTATAAACCGGAAGATTTAATCGGAAAACATACCGTGATGGTTGCCAATTTAGCCGCAAGAAAAATGAAGTTCGGCTTGTCTGAGGGCATGGTATTAGCGGCTGGCGGTGACGGCGGTCTTTACATCCTAGAGCCGCACGAAGGCGCAAAACCGGGAATGCGGGTGAAATAA